One genomic window of uncultured delta proteobacterium includes the following:
- the bcd gene encoding Acyl-CoA dehydrogenase, short-chain specific — MYMPTEDQLLIRNMVREFAVEEVAPIAAEIDRKHEFPAATVKRMAELGLFGLATPEEYEGSGGDTISLAMAIEELSRVCASHGCCLSTHVALCIVPIMQFGSEEQKKKYVPDLASGRKLGAFTLTEPAAGTDASAQQTTATLQGDKYILTGSKIFITNGGVADTFIAFAMTDKSKGLKGISAFIVDKKFPGFKVGQKEDKMGICASSTHEIIYDNCEVPKENLLGKEGEGFKIAMQALDCGRIGIGSQALGIAQGALDAAVEYAKTRVQFGKPIAANQGLQWMLADMDLQTDAARQLVYRAAAVRDTGVRYSREAAMAKLFASEAAMFVTTKSVQIHGGIGYTKSYPVERYMRDAKITEIYEGTSEVQRMVIAGNLLA, encoded by the coding sequence ATGTACATGCCGACAGAAGACCAATTACTCATCAGAAACATGGTGCGGGAATTCGCGGTGGAAGAAGTGGCGCCCATCGCCGCCGAAATTGACAGAAAACACGAATTTCCGGCGGCCACGGTCAAGCGCATGGCCGAGCTGGGTCTGTTCGGCCTGGCTACCCCGGAAGAATACGAAGGTTCCGGAGGCGACACCATCAGCCTGGCCATGGCCATCGAGGAACTCTCCCGCGTCTGCGCTTCCCACGGGTGCTGCCTTTCGACCCACGTGGCGTTGTGCATCGTTCCCATCATGCAGTTCGGCTCGGAAGAGCAGAAGAAAAAATACGTGCCGGATCTCGCCAGCGGGCGCAAGCTCGGCGCGTTCACGCTGACGGAACCTGCCGCCGGAACGGACGCCTCGGCCCAGCAGACGACCGCCACCCTGCAGGGCGACAAATACATTCTTACAGGCTCCAAGATCTTCATCACCAACGGCGGCGTGGCCGATACCTTCATCGCCTTTGCCATGACGGACAAGTCCAAGGGGCTCAAGGGCATTTCCGCGTTCATCGTGGACAAAAAATTCCCCGGCTTCAAAGTGGGGCAGAAAGAAGATAAAATGGGCATCTGCGCGTCTTCCACCCATGAAATCATCTACGACAACTGCGAAGTGCCCAAAGAAAACCTGCTCGGCAAAGAGGGCGAAGGCTTCAAAATCGCCATGCAGGCGCTGGACTGCGGCCGGATAGGCATCGGCTCCCAGGCGCTGGGCATCGCCCAGGGCGCGCTCGACGCGGCCGTGGAATACGCGAAGACCCGGGTGCAGTTCGGCAAACCCATTGCCGCCAACCAGGGCCTGCAGTGGATGCTCGCGGACATGGATCTGCAGACGGACGCCGCGCGGCAGCTCGTATACCGCGCCGCGGCGGTGCGGGACACAGGCGTGCGCTACAGCAGGGAAGCGGCCATGGCGAAGCTGTTCGCGTCCGAAGCGGCCATGTTCGTCACGACCAAGTCGGTCCAGATTCACGGGGGCATCGGCTACACCAAGTCCTATCCGGTGGAGCGCTACATGCGGGACGCGAAGATCACGGAAATCTACGAAGGCACGAGCGAAGTGCAGCGTATGGTCATCGCCGGCAACTTACTGGCATAA
- the ydiF gene encoding Acetate CoA-transferase YdiF, with product MVQFITPDQAAEFVADGDTLVTSSFIIHALPEALLKAVGKRFDATGHPRNLTAVHIAGAGAGDERGLNYMAREGLLKRVIAGHWNMTRQVGKLALEEKIEAYNFPQGVLSHLFRDIAAGKVGTLTHVGLMTFVDPRLDGGKINASAKEDLVEVVTVAGRELLLYKSFPVNVCFLRGTYADERGNVTLQHEGATLEVQAIAQATKNSGGKVIVQVDAVVQAGSLDPRLVMIPGIYVDAIVTVPEEELATACKDQRTWVCGDSRVPASSFTPMALDERKVIARRAAMELRSGIVVNLGIGMPEGVAQVANEEGIGDYMTMVVEAGAVGGIPQGGLMFGLAANPEAILQQNAQFDFFDGGGIDLAFLGLAETDEDGNINVSKLGGRVTGAGGFINITQNAKQLVYCGTFTAKGLKIRAGDGKLEILNEGAQKKFLKHVGHVTFSGRYARQTGQPVLYVTERAVFALREDGVHLVEIAPGVDLEKDVLALMDFVPIMKTPPVLMDARIFTDKPMGLAR from the coding sequence ATGGTTCAATTTATTACTCCCGATCAAGCGGCCGAATTCGTTGCGGACGGCGACACCTTGGTCACGAGTTCCTTCATTATTCATGCGTTGCCGGAAGCGCTGCTGAAAGCCGTGGGAAAGCGCTTTGACGCAACCGGCCACCCCAGAAACCTGACCGCCGTCCATATTGCGGGCGCGGGCGCGGGCGATGAAAGGGGCCTCAACTACATGGCCAGGGAAGGCCTTCTCAAACGCGTCATCGCCGGGCACTGGAATATGACGCGGCAGGTCGGCAAACTGGCGCTTGAGGAGAAGATCGAGGCGTATAATTTCCCGCAGGGCGTGCTGTCGCACCTGTTCCGGGATATCGCCGCCGGGAAGGTGGGAACGCTCACCCACGTGGGCCTCATGACCTTCGTCGATCCCCGTCTGGACGGCGGCAAGATCAACGCTTCCGCCAAGGAGGATCTGGTGGAAGTCGTTACCGTGGCCGGCCGCGAGCTGCTCCTCTACAAATCTTTCCCCGTCAACGTCTGTTTTCTGCGCGGGACGTATGCCGACGAGCGCGGGAACGTCACCTTGCAGCATGAGGGCGCTACCCTTGAAGTTCAGGCCATCGCCCAGGCGACCAAAAATTCCGGCGGCAAGGTCATCGTCCAGGTGGACGCCGTGGTCCAGGCGGGTTCGCTTGACCCGCGCCTGGTCATGATCCCCGGCATCTACGTCGACGCCATCGTCACTGTGCCCGAGGAGGAACTCGCGACAGCCTGCAAGGATCAGAGAACGTGGGTCTGCGGCGACTCCCGCGTGCCCGCCTCCTCCTTCACCCCCATGGCCCTGGACGAACGCAAGGTCATCGCGCGCCGCGCGGCCATGGAACTGCGCTCCGGCATCGTGGTCAATCTCGGCATCGGCATGCCCGAAGGCGTGGCCCAGGTGGCCAACGAGGAAGGCATAGGCGATTACATGACCATGGTCGTGGAGGCCGGGGCCGTCGGGGGCATCCCGCAGGGCGGTTTGATGTTCGGCCTGGCGGCCAACCCCGAGGCCATTTTGCAGCAAAACGCCCAGTTCGACTTTTTCGACGGCGGCGGCATAGACCTCGCCTTCCTCGGCCTTGCGGAAACCGACGAGGACGGGAACATCAACGTCAGTAAACTCGGCGGGCGGGTAACCGGGGCCGGCGGGTTCATCAACATCACGCAGAACGCGAAACAGCTCGTGTATTGCGGCACCTTCACGGCCAAGGGGCTGAAGATCCGGGCCGGAGACGGCAAACTTGAAATCCTCAATGAGGGAGCCCAGAAAAAATTCCTGAAACACGTCGGGCATGTGACGTTCAGCGGCCGCTACGCCCGGCAGACCGGGCAACCGGTCCTGTACGTCACGGAACGCGCGGTATTCGCGCTGCGTGAGGACGGCGTGCATCTCGTGGAAATAGCGCCCGGCGTGGATCTGGAAAAAGACGTCCTGGCGCTGATGGACTTTGTCCCCATCATGAAGACGCCGCCTGTTCTGATGGACGCGCGGATATTCACGGACAAGCCCATGGGCCTCGCGCGATAG
- a CDS encoding hypothetical protein (Evidence 5 : No homology to any previously reported sequences): MCTAFLLKHAACGHGNPLPRDPELPVTRIGKWCICTVRKCGTNPVCDAAASTVPALPGATKMTPGTASARNGHTVPGLTGEPRQKEKPLTAKPDPAHLLSTPALVKTGAEKAWPTIAICSDFGTK, from the coding sequence ATGTGCACCGCCTTTTTACTAAAACATGCCGCGTGCGGTCACGGGAACCCCCTGCCGCGCGATCCAGAACTACCGGTGACTCGGATTGGGAAGTGGTGTATATGTACCGTACGGAAATGTGGTACAAACCCTGTGTGCGATGCAGCAGCAAGCACCGTGCCAGCCCTGCCGGGCGCAACGAAAATGACGCCCGGAACGGCCTCCGCACGGAACGGGCATACCGTCCCCGGCCTCACGGGCGAGCCTCGCCAGAAGGAGAAACCCCTCACCGCCAAGCCGGACCCCGCGCACCTGTTGTCCACCCCGGCGCTCGTAAAAACCGGAGCCGAAAAGGCATGGCCGACCATTGCGATTTGTTCCGATTTCGGTACAAAATGA
- a CDS encoding putative ABC-type branched-chain amino acid transport systems periplasmic component-like (Evidence 3 : Function proposed based on presence of conserved amino acid motif, structural feature or limited homology) yields the protein MKRALWISLFILCVFVFGMAVPATAADVLKIGIVSPVSGNYGDHGALERAGMEMALKELGGKIGGQQVEFIVADSETNPDTAARRVRSLIEKDGVKIVMGGVSSSVCMAVAAVATERNILYIATNGNSDELTSTKAVRNMFRSAPSMASLGRAAGTYAFENLGKKWYFMTHDYSWGHSGTRWARDVLKKKGGTEVGEVKFPMGTRDFSAQLMQVRNSDAEVLMITCAGFDNVALMKQLAEYRIHDKMKVVYTLQEFCDIYPLKPEEHRGYYATEVSWDENDKTKAFSKKFSEMFPKAAAPVVDNGNYNGYVAMMAIAEAIAKAGTATDVDKLIAALEGMEVKNNLRDKPTFIDPRTHQFLSKVVMVEGNPKGTGTNIWKVIKTYDATQFDMTKEENPIDISVAASKKK from the coding sequence ATGAAACGAGCGTTATGGATCAGCCTTTTCATCCTCTGCGTATTTGTCTTTGGCATGGCCGTACCGGCGACAGCCGCGGATGTTCTCAAAATCGGCATCGTCAGCCCCGTTTCCGGGAACTACGGGGACCATGGGGCGCTTGAACGGGCGGGCATGGAAATGGCGCTTAAAGAGCTTGGCGGCAAGATCGGCGGCCAGCAGGTGGAATTCATCGTCGCCGACTCCGAAACCAACCCGGATACGGCGGCCCGCCGCGTCCGCAGCCTGATTGAAAAAGACGGCGTGAAAATCGTCATGGGCGGGGTCAGCTCCTCGGTGTGCATGGCCGTCGCGGCCGTGGCCACGGAACGCAACATCCTGTACATCGCCACCAACGGCAACTCCGACGAGCTTACCTCCACCAAGGCCGTGCGCAACATGTTCCGTTCCGCGCCCAGCATGGCCAGCCTCGGCCGGGCCGCCGGCACCTACGCCTTCGAAAATCTCGGCAAAAAATGGTACTTCATGACCCACGACTACTCCTGGGGTCATTCCGGCACCCGTTGGGCCCGCGACGTTCTGAAAAAGAAAGGCGGCACGGAAGTCGGCGAAGTGAAATTCCCCATGGGCACCCGTGACTTCAGCGCCCAGCTGATGCAGGTCCGCAACTCCGACGCCGAAGTGCTGATGATCACCTGCGCCGGGTTCGACAACGTGGCTCTCATGAAGCAGCTGGCCGAATACCGGATCCACGACAAAATGAAGGTCGTGTACACCCTGCAGGAATTCTGCGACATCTACCCCTTAAAGCCCGAAGAACACCGCGGCTACTACGCCACCGAAGTTTCCTGGGATGAAAACGACAAAACCAAGGCTTTTTCCAAGAAGTTCAGCGAAATGTTCCCCAAAGCCGCGGCCCCGGTCGTGGATAACGGCAACTACAACGGGTATGTGGCCATGATGGCCATTGCCGAAGCCATCGCCAAGGCCGGCACCGCGACGGACGTGGACAAGCTGATCGCCGCCCTGGAAGGCATGGAAGTCAAAAACAACCTGCGCGACAAACCCACCTTCATCGACCCGCGCACGCACCAGTTCCTGAGCAAGGTCGTCATGGTCGAAGGCAACCCCAAGGGCACGGGCACCAACATCTGGAAAGTCATCAAGACCTATGATGCCACCCAGTTCGACATGACCAAGGAAGAAAACCCCATCGACATCAGCGTCGCCGCTTCGAAGAAGAAATAG
- a CDS encoding Inner-membrane translocator: MLELSLFCNGIVLGLVYAAVALGFSLVLGVSGVINFSHGITFTFGAYFFWAMYETIGWIPAMIVSPLFVALIGFFVERLIVRRVYGQDPLMGLLITLGFAMAMEELIRMIFGPAPHNVNAPAFASGVIIIGDFLYSQYRLFIAFVAAVMVASVWIFTEKSKYGAVVKAGMFNSEMVGALGHDLYRMRLYIMILGSFLAGLAGILAAPIWSVKSGMGNSILMPSFLIVLMGGLGSIPGTLIGGLLVGLCLSMGTLIAPRFVDIMPYILMGVIVYFWPRGLMGQQNIIE, translated from the coding sequence ATGCTTGAATTATCCCTGTTTTGCAACGGCATCGTGCTCGGGTTGGTGTATGCCGCCGTGGCGTTGGGCTTCAGCCTTGTGCTGGGCGTTTCCGGCGTCATCAATTTCAGCCACGGCATCACCTTTACGTTCGGCGCGTATTTCTTCTGGGCCATGTACGAGACGATCGGCTGGATTCCGGCCATGATCGTTTCCCCGCTGTTCGTCGCCCTGATAGGCTTCTTCGTGGAACGCCTGATCGTCCGGCGCGTTTACGGGCAGGACCCCCTGATGGGCCTTTTGATCACCCTCGGCTTCGCCATGGCCATGGAAGAACTCATCCGCATGATCTTCGGCCCGGCCCCGCACAACGTCAACGCCCCGGCTTTCGCCAGCGGCGTCATCATCATCGGCGACTTCCTTTACTCGCAATACAGGCTCTTCATCGCCTTCGTGGCTGCGGTCATGGTCGCCTCCGTCTGGATTTTCACGGAAAAAAGCAAATACGGCGCGGTCGTCAAGGCCGGCATGTTCAACAGCGAAATGGTCGGCGCGCTCGGCCACGACCTGTACCGCATGCGCCTTTACATCATGATTCTGGGCTCGTTCCTCGCGGGTCTGGCGGGCATCCTCGCGGCGCCCATCTGGAGCGTCAAGTCCGGGATGGGCAACTCCATCCTCATGCCGTCTTTCCTCATCGTCCTCATGGGGGGGCTGGGCAGCATACCCGGCACCCTTATCGGGGGGCTGCTGGTAGGGCTCTGCCTTTCCATGGGGACCCTCATCGCGCCGCGATTCGTGGATATCATGCCCTACATACTCATGGGCGTTATTGTCTACTTCTGGCCCAGGGGCCTGATGGGACAACAGAACATCATCGAATAG
- a CDS encoding putative Inner-membrane translocator (Evidence 3 : Function proposed based on presence of conserved amino acid motif, structural feature or limited homology), translated as MSKIIKDPLLWIFLGCFCYPFLPYVGNFTSLGSELLLWFIFTLSFNLCLGQTGLPSFGHGAFYGLGSYAAAITFLRLSGGGLVLPIIGGIIMGALSAALLGWFIREKRGVYFAMLTVAFTQVCFGICFRWDEVTGGEAGLSGISRLDFLGISLRDPVTYYYFCFVVFVICALVIRAISRSCFGLSLQSVRQNYIRSQYLGYNVGVYKFAVYTLSGAFAGLAGALYCLLTQSAFADILDWTKSGDVVMATLLGGGTVSFYGPIVGSLIFIICKNLLSSLWDHWLLIYGLSFVIILCMFPTGIMGMFKKNKKKDG; from the coding sequence ATGAGTAAAATCATCAAAGACCCGCTGCTCTGGATTTTCCTGGGATGCTTTTGCTACCCCTTCCTGCCCTACGTCGGTAACTTCACCTCTTTGGGGTCCGAACTGCTGCTCTGGTTCATCTTTACGTTAAGCTTCAACCTCTGCCTGGGCCAGACGGGCCTGCCCTCCTTCGGGCACGGCGCGTTTTACGGGCTCGGCAGCTACGCCGCGGCCATCACCTTCCTGCGCCTTTCCGGCGGGGGCCTCGTGCTGCCCATTATAGGCGGGATCATCATGGGCGCCCTTTCAGCAGCCCTCCTCGGCTGGTTCATCCGGGAAAAACGCGGCGTGTACTTCGCCATGCTCACGGTTGCCTTTACCCAGGTCTGCTTCGGCATCTGCTTCCGCTGGGACGAAGTGACCGGCGGCGAAGCGGGGCTTTCGGGCATCAGCCGCCTGGATTTTCTCGGCATCTCCCTGCGCGACCCCGTGACCTACTATTATTTCTGCTTCGTGGTCTTCGTTATCTGCGCCCTGGTCATCCGGGCCATCAGCCGCTCCTGCTTCGGGCTTTCGCTCCAATCCGTCCGGCAGAACTACATCCGGTCGCAGTACCTCGGCTATAACGTCGGGGTTTACAAGTTCGCGGTCTACACCCTGTCCGGCGCGTTCGCGGGCCTTGCCGGCGCGCTTTACTGCCTGCTCACGCAGTCCGCCTTCGCGGACATCCTCGACTGGACGAAATCCGGCGACGTGGTCATGGCGACCCTCCTCGGCGGCGGCACGGTCAGCTTCTACGGTCCCATTGTCGGCTCGCTCATCTTCATCATCTGCAAAAACCTGCTCAGCTCGCTCTGGGATCACTGGCTGCTCATCTACGGTCTGTCTTTCGTCATCATTCTGTGCATGTTCCCCACGGGCATCATGGGCATGTTCAAGAAGAACAAGAAAAAAGACGGGTAA
- the livG gene encoding High-affinity branched-chain amino acid transport ATP-binding protein LivG — translation MTLISIQGLTKRFGALTATNNVSLDIPREGILSIIGPNGAGKTTFFNLLTGFLKPDEGKILYKGQDVTGKKPYQIIKYGISRSFQIVSLFEEMTVLDNVKVGVQRNLGFMNKLFLNYKNAEAVTRRAMELLEEVGMAEMADLPAASIPHGDRKILDLCVALTTDPETLLLDEPMAGLSKAERLRITQLIRKLSETRKVILVEHDMDLVFGISDYILVLHFGAILAVGTPAQIAANKEVQAAYLGSEVA, via the coding sequence ATGACGCTGATTTCCATACAGGGACTGACCAAACGCTTCGGCGCGCTTACCGCGACAAACAACGTGTCGCTGGATATCCCGCGCGAGGGCATACTGTCCATTATCGGGCCCAACGGGGCCGGCAAGACCACGTTTTTCAACCTGCTGACAGGCTTCCTCAAACCCGATGAAGGAAAAATCCTGTACAAGGGCCAGGACGTCACGGGTAAAAAACCCTACCAGATCATCAAATACGGCATTTCCCGCTCGTTCCAGATCGTGAGCCTGTTCGAGGAAATGACCGTGCTGGATAACGTGAAAGTCGGCGTGCAGCGCAATCTGGGGTTCATGAACAAGCTGTTCCTCAACTACAAGAACGCCGAGGCCGTGACCCGCCGGGCCATGGAACTGCTGGAAGAGGTGGGCATGGCGGAAATGGCGGATCTTCCGGCCGCGTCCATCCCGCACGGCGACCGCAAGATCCTCGACCTGTGCGTCGCCCTGACCACCGACCCGGAAACGCTGCTGCTGGACGAACCCATGGCGGGCCTGTCCAAGGCCGAGCGGTTACGCATCACCCAGCTCATCAGGAAGCTGAGCGAAACCCGCAAGGTGATCCTCGTGGAACACGACATGGACCTTGTGTTCGGCATTTCGGATTACATTCTGGTTCTGCACTTCGGCGCCATTCTCGCGGTGGGCACCCCCGCACAGATCGCCGCCAACAAGGAAGTGCAGGCCGCCTACCTGGGAAGTGAGGTGGCATGA
- a CDS encoding ABC transporter related, with the protein MMLQLNNLDIFYGQAHVVFKLNMSVKEGEFIGLFGRNGSGKSSTFRAIMGLKPPRVQGQILFKGRDITDLPPHTIANLGIGWVPEDRKIFPNLTIRRNLQLGEKAPQHTPKGTKLFTIDDAYRFFPKLYDMRDKLGSQMSGGEQQMLTIARTMMGNPSLLLLDEPTEGLAPNIAHDVIKMILEIRKDFNVTTIVVEQFSENLLKSLDRCCVMEMGECIFDDCPSVLQSDESLKLKLLGVG; encoded by the coding sequence ATGATGCTGCAACTCAATAATCTTGATATTTTTTACGGTCAGGCCCACGTCGTTTTCAAGCTCAACATGAGCGTCAAGGAAGGCGAATTCATCGGGCTTTTCGGCAGAAACGGCTCGGGCAAATCCAGCACGTTCCGGGCCATCATGGGCCTGAAGCCGCCCCGCGTCCAGGGGCAGATCCTGTTCAAAGGCCGGGATATCACGGACCTCCCGCCGCATACCATCGCCAACCTCGGTATCGGCTGGGTGCCGGAAGACCGCAAGATATTCCCCAACCTGACCATCCGGCGCAACCTGCAACTCGGGGAAAAAGCGCCGCAGCACACCCCCAAGGGCACGAAGCTGTTCACTATTGACGACGCGTACCGGTTTTTCCCCAAGCTCTACGATATGCGCGACAAGCTGGGCAGCCAGATGAGCGGGGGCGAGCAGCAGATGCTCACCATCGCGCGGACCATGATGGGGAACCCGTCTCTGCTCCTCCTGGACGAGCCGACCGAGGGCCTCGCGCCCAACATCGCCCATGACGTGATCAAGATGATCCTCGAAATCCGCAAGGATTTCAACGTGACGACCATTGTGGTGGAACAGTTCTCGGAGAACCTGCTCAAGTCCCTGGACCGCTGCTGCGTCATGGAAATGGGCGAATGCATCTTTGACGACTGCCCCAGCGTGCTGCAGTCCGACGAAAGCCTCAAGCTCAAACTGCTCGGCGTCGGGTAA
- the crt gene encoding 3-hydroxybutyryl-CoA dehydratase gives MNTLLYESRGHVGILTINRPQALNAFNSEMVDELLTLFPELVKEKLRCLIITGAGEKAFMAGADIAEMNALPFDKAVHYYCDASNAAMEAVEQFPAPVIAAVNGYALGGGNELALSCDIRLAAENAVFAQPEVSLGIMPGSGGIQRLMRAVGPGKAKELLYTTNRLKAEEALAVGLVNAVYPKEELMPAALAMAEKIAANAPVGVQATKRIANASIGLTLTDSYRSELQAFGDCFKTKDQKMAMTAFVEKRKPEPFTGS, from the coding sequence ATGAACACTCTGCTGTATGAATCACGCGGCCATGTGGGTATTCTGACCATCAACCGTCCCCAGGCGCTCAACGCCTTCAACAGCGAGATGGTTGACGAACTGCTGACCCTGTTCCCGGAGCTGGTCAAGGAGAAACTGCGCTGCCTCATCATCACGGGCGCAGGGGAAAAGGCATTCATGGCCGGGGCCGATATTGCGGAAATGAACGCACTCCCCTTTGACAAGGCCGTGCATTATTACTGCGACGCCAGCAACGCCGCCATGGAAGCGGTGGAGCAATTCCCGGCCCCGGTTATCGCGGCGGTCAACGGATACGCCCTCGGCGGCGGGAACGAGCTGGCGCTCAGCTGCGACATCCGCCTGGCTGCGGAAAACGCCGTCTTCGCCCAGCCGGAAGTGAGCCTGGGCATCATGCCCGGTTCCGGGGGCATCCAGCGCCTGATGCGGGCCGTGGGCCCCGGCAAGGCCAAGGAACTCCTGTACACCACCAACCGCCTGAAGGCCGAGGAAGCGCTGGCCGTCGGCCTTGTGAACGCGGTGTACCCCAAAGAGGAACTCATGCCCGCCGCCCTCGCCATGGCGGAAAAAATCGCGGCCAACGCGCCGGTGGGCGTGCAGGCCACCAAGAGAATCGCCAACGCCAGCATCGGCCTGACCCTTACGGACAGCTACCGCTCGGAGCTGCAGGCATTCGGCGACTGCTTCAAGACCAAGGACCAGAAAATGGCCATGACCGCTTTTGTGGAAAAGCGCAAACCCGAGCCGTTCACGGGATCCTGA
- the mog gene encoding Molybdenum cofactor biosynthesis protein Mog — MAVHTVAVLTISDKGHAGEREDASGKAIISLVEQHGYEVAHYGILPDEEARISAELRRLCDGRLADVIFTTGGTGFAERDVTPEATLAVVERLCPGIPEAMRAFSFGVTRRAMFSRAVAGIRGRTLIVNLPGSPKAVRECLELVLPDFRHGLDILKGAAGECAR, encoded by the coding sequence ATGGCTGTGCATACTGTTGCGGTTCTGACCATAAGCGACAAAGGACACGCCGGGGAGCGCGAGGACGCGAGCGGCAAGGCCATAATCTCGCTCGTGGAACAGCACGGGTATGAAGTGGCCCATTACGGTATTTTGCCGGACGAGGAAGCGCGGATCAGCGCCGAGCTGCGGCGGCTGTGCGACGGGCGGCTGGCGGATGTGATCTTCACGACCGGCGGGACCGGGTTCGCGGAGCGCGACGTTACCCCGGAAGCGACGCTGGCCGTGGTGGAGCGGCTTTGCCCCGGCATACCGGAGGCCATGCGCGCGTTCAGTTTCGGGGTGACCAGGCGGGCCATGTTTTCCCGGGCCGTCGCGGGCATCCGGGGCAGGACGCTCATCGTCAATTTGCCGGGGAGCCCCAAGGCGGTGCGCGAATGCCTTGAACTCGTCTTGCCGGACTTTCGTCACGGCCTGGATATCCTGAAAGGCGCGGCAGGGGAGTGCGCCCGCTAG
- a CDS encoding Molybdenum cofactor synthesis domain protein, whose product MGNATAETITAGTIAAVCISEKKGTAKRPVDSATLIEGHGLEHDAHAGNWHRQVSLLSLEKIEDFKKRGAIVRYGDFGENLVVSGIDFVTLPVGTLLTAGDVLLEISQIGKECHTRCAIYHSMGECIMPTQGVFAKVLRGGVLKAGDAMAVRHTPGAG is encoded by the coding sequence ATGGGAAACGCCACTGCGGAAACCATCACTGCGGGAACCATCGCCGCCGTGTGCATCAGCGAGAAAAAGGGAACCGCCAAGCGGCCCGTGGACTCGGCAACGCTCATCGAAGGGCACGGCCTGGAGCACGACGCGCACGCGGGCAACTGGCACCGCCAGGTCAGCCTGCTTTCCCTGGAAAAGATCGAGGACTTCAAAAAACGCGGCGCGATCGTCAGGTACGGCGACTTCGGGGAGAATCTCGTGGTTTCCGGCATTGATTTTGTGACGCTGCCCGTGGGCACGCTGCTCACGGCGGGCGACGTCCTGCTGGAGATTTCCCAGATCGGCAAGGAGTGCCATACCCGTTGCGCGATCTACCATTCCATGGGGGAATGCATCATGCCCACCCAGGGAGTGTTCGCCAAGGTTTTGCGTGGCGGGGTTCTCAAGGCCGGGGACGCCATGGCCGTGCGCCACACGCCCGGCGCCGGGTGA